CAGCGGCTATTGTTCTACCGGAGTCTCTTATTGCAAATCGACCTAGCTGCGGCAGATCGGAGTACTTCTCCACTACGACAGGTTTCAAAGGCTTGAATCTAACGATAGCTGCGTCACCCTGCTTGATGAAAGCGGGGTTCTCTTCCACGGCAGCGCCGGTCCTTGGATCAAGTTTCTTCTCGATGGCCGCGAATCTGACTGGTACAGTTGCTGTGTGGATATGGAGAACCGGTGTGTAGCCAGCGGCGATAGCTGTGGGATGGTAGAGCACGAATATCCTGCCAACAAACTCTTCAGCTACCGTTGGTGGGTTAGTGGGGTGTCCAGCTACATCGCCCCTCTTGAGCTGTGCGCGTTCAACACCTTTAACGTTGAAGCCTATGTTGTCGCCGGGAATCGCCTGATCAATCCTCGTGTGGTGGGTTTCAATGGATTTCACCTCACCCTTCACGTTGGGCGGCATGAAGACCACCACGTCGTTGACCTTAAGGACGCCGGTTTCCACCCTACCCACCGGTACCGTGCCCACTCCCTTGATGGAGTACACGTCCTGAATCGGGATTCTAAGAGGCTTATCGATGGGTCTCGCGGGCTCTTCAAAAGAGTCGAAGGCCTCCAACAGTGTGGGACCGTTATACCACGGTGTTTTATCTTTGTTCAGCTTGGTTATGTTAACACCCTCCCACGCGGAGACGGGGATGAAATGCACCTTGTTTATGTTGTAACCGACCATTCTGAGGAGCCTGCTAACTCCGTTCTTCACTTCCTCGTATCTCTGCTGGCTGTAGTTGACTGTGTCCATCTTGTTGATGGCGACCATTATCTGGTCGACGCCCATTGTCTTGGCCAGGAACGCGTGCTCCCGCGTCTGGCCGCCAGGGCTCATGCCAGCCTCGTACTCGCCCTCCTTAGCGCTGACGACCAGCAACGCGCAATCAGCCTGGCTGGCGCCCGTGACCATGTTTTTAACGAAGTCCCTGTGCCCTGGCGCGTCGATAAGGGTGAAGAAGTATTTATTAGTTTCGAACTTGTAGAAACCTAGGTCGATTGTAATACCCCTTTCCCTCTCTTCCTTCAACCTGTCGAGAACCCAAGCAAACTTGAAAGTCTCTTTACCTAACTTTTTCGCCTCCTCCTCGTACTCTCTAATGGTTCGCTCGTCGACAACACCCAGTTCGTAGAGAAACCTGCCCATCAGCGTTGATTTGCCGTGGTCGATGTGCCCGATAACCACTAAGTTAAGATGAGGCTTCTTCTGTGCGCTTGCAGAGCTCATACTCCCACCTTTGCAGTGAATGCCTTTAACATTCGTTTATAAAGTTTCTCTCGACCGCAGCTGAGTAAGGATCTCTAAGTCAGTTATAGCGTGTAGCTACCCGTGGGACTGTTTTCCGGCTGTGAATGCCTGATGCAAAAGCGACGCGATTCTATCGAGAAGCGCGTTCGCCCAAATGGCGTTTGCGATAAACCAAGCGGAGAATGTAATCTGCGTGTAACCCCACGGTGCAGGGGCGAGTGCGACGACCGGGTCGCCGGTCACCCTCCAAAGCAGTGTGAGGAGAATGGGCCATGCAACAATAGATACGGCCGACGCCTTCATCCTCTCGAGGTCGGCCTCCCTCCTCAACTTATCTATCCTAGCTTGCTCCCTCTGCACGCGTTCGTAAAGCTTCATATCGCGGCTCTGAATAGCCCTTCGCCTTCGCTCCTCCCACGACTTGACTTCAGCCTCTATCTTCTCCAGCTTTGCTCTATTGATGACCAGGCGGCTTACAGCCCTCAACAGTGCGAAGAGAGCATAGATCAGGGCTGTAGCCGCGATCACGGAAAAACTCCCACTAAAGAGTTCGCCCACCTGCACGCACCTCTCAGCCTTCAAAGTTTTTAAAGCT
This genomic stretch from Thermofilaceae archaeon harbors:
- the tuf gene encoding translation elongation factor EF-1 subunit alpha; translation: MSSASAQKKPHLNLVVIGHIDHGKSTLMGRFLYELGVVDERTIREYEEEAKKLGKETFKFAWVLDRLKEERERGITIDLGFYKFETNKYFFTLIDAPGHRDFVKNMVTGASQADCALLVVSAKEGEYEAGMSPGGQTREHAFLAKTMGVDQIMVAINKMDTVNYSQQRYEEVKNGVSRLLRMVGYNINKVHFIPVSAWEGVNITKLNKDKTPWYNGPTLLEAFDSFEEPARPIDKPLRIPIQDVYSIKGVGTVPVGRVETGVLKVNDVVVFMPPNVKGEVKSIETHHTRIDQAIPGDNIGFNVKGVERAQLKRGDVAGHPTNPPTVAEEFVGRIFVLYHPTAIAAGYTPVLHIHTATVPVRFAAIEKKLDPRTGAAVEENPAFIKQGDAAIVRFKPLKPVVVEKYSDLPQLGRFAIRDSGRTIAAGVVIDVVPAKVQ